The Chryseobacterium nakagawai genome has a segment encoding these proteins:
- a CDS encoding 1-phosphofructokinase family hexose kinase gives MEKSILTITLNPSVDKSSSVASIIPEKKLRCHSPKYEAGGGGVNVSRALKRLGISSDMFFTSGGRTGRLLEELLQAEQLNLVSFPTTAETRENFTVLDTSNNKQYRFGFPGELLTQDEQKEILNSVKVVNPFPDFVVISGSLPAETDSNLMKQLVSTCKSKGSKVIIDTSGEALKTAVEEGVFLLKPNIGELAVLVGKDKLEDDDVDRAAQLIISQGKAEIVVVSLGSQGAILFSAAEKIQIAAPDVEVKSTVGAGDSMVAGMVSVLVKGGNYKEVLSMGIACGSATTMAEGTGLFTKQNARRLFNEIGSST, from the coding sequence ATGGAAAAATCTATTTTAACAATCACATTGAATCCGTCGGTAGACAAGAGCAGCAGTGTTGCAAGCATCATTCCTGAAAAAAAATTGCGTTGTCATTCCCCTAAATATGAGGCAGGAGGAGGTGGAGTTAATGTATCCAGAGCATTAAAAAGATTAGGGATTTCATCAGATATGTTTTTTACTTCCGGTGGAAGAACGGGCAGGTTGCTGGAAGAGTTACTCCAAGCCGAACAACTGAATCTAGTATCTTTCCCTACTACTGCAGAAACCCGGGAAAATTTTACTGTTTTAGATACTTCTAACAACAAGCAATATAGGTTTGGATTTCCTGGAGAACTTTTAACACAAGACGAGCAAAAAGAAATTTTAAATAGTGTTAAAGTAGTGAATCCGTTTCCCGATTTTGTAGTAATCAGTGGCAGTTTACCAGCGGAAACCGATTCGAATTTGATGAAACAGCTTGTTAGTACGTGTAAGTCAAAAGGGAGTAAAGTAATTATCGACACATCAGGAGAAGCTCTGAAAACAGCTGTAGAAGAAGGTGTATTTTTATTAAAACCCAATATAGGGGAGCTTGCGGTTTTAGTTGGAAAAGACAAGTTGGAAGATGATGATGTAGACCGAGCTGCCCAACTTATTATTTCGCAGGGAAAAGCTGAGATTGTGGTAGTCTCATTAGGTTCTCAGGGAGCGATTTTATTTTCAGCAGCTGAAAAAATTCAAATTGCGGCACCTGATGTAGAAGTGAAAAGTACAGTTGGTGCTGGAGATAGCATGGTTGCCGGAATGGTTTCTGTTTTGGTGAAAGGAGGTAATTATAAAGAAGTCCTTTCCATGGGAATCGCATGTGGATCTGCCACTACAATGGCCGAAGGAACAGGACTTTTTACAAAGCAAAATGCAAGGCGTTTATTTAATGAAATAGGAAGCTCTACCTAG
- a CDS encoding SDR family NAD(P)-dependent oxidoreductase gives MKNLENKVAIITGGSGSIGKITAKIFLEEGAKVMLVDLSEDALKETAYELNSEHIKYCVADVSKAGDVEHYVTETVKLFGKIDVFFNNAGIEGVVKPIENYPEDVFDTIMSVNVKGVWLGNKYVLSQMNDGGSIIMTSSVAGILGFAGLSAYVTSKHAVVGIMRTTALEAAKRKIRVNTVHPSPVNNRMMRSIEENSAPGHAEEIKKQFEATIPLGRYAEPIEIAKLVLFLAGDDSQFITGTTQIIDGGMSAE, from the coding sequence ATGAAAAATTTAGAAAATAAAGTAGCCATTATAACAGGCGGCTCCGGAAGCATTGGCAAAATTACAGCTAAAATATTTTTAGAAGAGGGAGCAAAAGTAATGCTCGTCGACCTCTCTGAAGATGCATTAAAAGAAACCGCTTACGAATTAAATAGTGAACATATAAAATATTGTGTTGCTGATGTTTCAAAAGCTGGTGATGTTGAACATTATGTTACTGAGACCGTAAAACTATTTGGAAAAATAGATGTATTTTTCAACAATGCCGGTATTGAAGGGGTTGTGAAGCCAATTGAAAATTATCCTGAAGACGTTTTTGATACAATTATGTCCGTCAATGTTAAGGGGGTATGGCTAGGAAATAAATATGTTTTATCCCAGATGAATGATGGCGGAAGCATCATTATGACTTCATCTGTTGCCGGTATATTGGGATTTGCAGGCTTAAGCGCTTATGTCACCAGTAAACATGCTGTTGTTGGCATCATGCGAACCACAGCTCTTGAAGCAGCTAAACGGAAAATCAGAGTAAATACGGTTCATCCATCTCCTGTAAATAACAGAATGATGCGCTCTATAGAAGAAAACTCTGCTCCAGGACATGCTGAAGAGATTAAAAAACAATTTGAGGCGACAATACCATTAGGGCGTTATGCTGAACCTATTGAAATAGCAAAGCTGGTTTTATTTCTTGCCGGTGACGACAGTCAATTCATTACAGGAACAACTCAGATAATTGATGGTGGAATGTCTGCTGAATAA
- a CDS encoding BON domain-containing protein encodes MKTNTKLQREVQDAIAWEPLLHAAEIGVTVKDGVVSLTGVVDSYAKKAEAEKAAKKVAGVKALVEDIEVKFPSSWKKTDAEVATEVLNTFKSNYTIPDNNIKIKVEDGWVTLEGQLPWNYQREAAERAVKYLSGVKGVLNKIKIKSELDDTIQKKDIENALKRSSIYDNDIKVSVLGTTVTLKGTANSLYQKEEAGRIAWKTPGIWNVKNELEVNYEYDFY; translated from the coding sequence ATGAAAACAAATACAAAATTACAGAGAGAGGTTCAGGATGCCATTGCATGGGAACCTTTATTACACGCAGCAGAGATTGGTGTCACCGTAAAAGATGGTGTGGTTTCTCTTACAGGCGTAGTTGACAGTTATGCAAAAAAAGCAGAGGCAGAAAAAGCAGCCAAAAAAGTTGCTGGAGTAAAAGCTTTAGTCGAGGATATTGAAGTTAAATTTCCTAGCTCTTGGAAAAAAACAGATGCCGAAGTTGCAACAGAAGTATTAAATACTTTTAAATCAAACTATACTATTCCTGATAACAATATCAAGATAAAAGTTGAAGATGGATGGGTTACTTTGGAAGGTCAGTTACCATGGAACTATCAGAGAGAAGCAGCAGAAAGAGCAGTAAAATACCTTTCTGGTGTAAAGGGTGTACTGAACAAAATCAAAATCAAATCAGAATTGGATGATACCATACAAAAAAAAGATATTGAAAATGCACTCAAGAGAAGCTCAATTTACGATAATGATATTAAAGTATCTGTGTTAGGAACTACGGTAACTTTAAAAGGAACCGCAAATTCTTTGTATCAAAAAGAAGAAGCAGGACGCATTGCCTGGAAAACCCCCGGCATTTGGAATGTAAAGAATGAACTGGAAGTTAATTATGAATATGATTTTTATTAA
- a CDS encoding glycosyltransferase, whose protein sequence is MNNKLNRRKRLLKQLALKRVSEKTPQLLMLSTFPPRECGIATYTQDLIQAITHKFTESFDIKICALEYGKHDYDENVNYILETQNPHSYYRLIRDINTSDRIELIVLQHEFGLFRGNEKELLILLQSVEKTSVVVLHTVLPKPDRETQQYIQSIAEITNMLVVMTQSAKKILEDDYLIAQEKITVIPHGTHLVQHIDKKFLKEKYGYQHRKILSTFGLLSSGKGIETTLKALPSIIKQHPETLFLIIGKTHPCVIQQDGEKYRQSLELLIEKLDLSGNVDFVNDYLPLDLLLEYLQLTDIYLFTSKDPNQAVSGTFSYAISCGCPIVSTPIPHALEILEKGAGIIIDFNDAPQLAKQVINLLDDKSMRNQMTLNGLHQMIPTAWENSAIAHVKLFRSLLNSGSSISYKIPKINLNHLKKMTTDFGILQFSIINHPDKDSGYTLDDNARALIAMCQFYRIYKRKNDLNYINIYFYFILFSFQDEGYFFNYVDIQKQFTEQNSTCNLEDAFGRAIWALGYLISMQDIIPSELIVKAKKLFNKAILQAESIHSTRAMAFIIKGMYFANTKNGNPLNIRLIEQLADRLVQMYKHETDNEWQWYESYLTYANSVLPEAILFAWLTIRKPIYQSIALDSFDFLLSKIFSQDAIKVISNKGWMHNGQEINPAHTGGEQPIDVSYTIIALNEFYNNFRIEDYKYKMFTAFDWFLGNNHLNQIIYNPCTGGCYDGVEDSYINLNQGAESTISYLMARLTIEKHIVSAEKSGQNTQDKKIHFLKPI, encoded by the coding sequence ATGAATAATAAACTAAATAGGAGAAAAAGACTACTTAAACAGCTCGCTTTAAAACGTGTTTCAGAAAAAACACCTCAATTACTGATGCTCAGCACCTTTCCACCCAGAGAATGCGGCATCGCGACCTATACTCAGGATTTAATACAGGCAATTACCCACAAATTCACAGAATCCTTTGATATTAAAATATGTGCATTGGAATACGGAAAGCATGATTATGATGAGAATGTCAATTATATTTTAGAAACACAAAACCCTCATTCCTATTACAGATTAATCCGGGATATTAATACCTCAGATCGAATTGAATTAATCGTTCTTCAGCACGAGTTCGGTTTGTTCAGAGGCAATGAAAAAGAATTATTAATACTCCTACAATCTGTTGAGAAAACCTCTGTAGTTGTATTACACACCGTTTTACCGAAACCGGACAGGGAAACACAACAATATATTCAGAGTATCGCTGAAATTACAAATATGCTAGTCGTAATGACTCAGTCTGCTAAAAAAATATTAGAGGATGATTATCTTATAGCACAGGAAAAAATTACGGTGATTCCCCATGGCACACACTTAGTACAGCACATTGATAAAAAATTTTTAAAAGAAAAATATGGTTACCAGCACAGAAAAATACTTTCAACTTTTGGTTTGCTGAGTTCAGGTAAGGGTATTGAAACAACACTAAAAGCCTTGCCTTCCATTATTAAGCAACATCCTGAAACATTATTTTTAATTATAGGAAAAACCCACCCGTGTGTTATACAACAGGATGGTGAAAAATACAGACAAAGTTTAGAATTACTAATCGAAAAATTAGATTTATCGGGGAATGTAGATTTTGTTAATGATTATTTACCTCTTGACTTATTATTGGAATACTTGCAATTAACAGACATTTACCTGTTTACCTCCAAAGATCCCAACCAGGCAGTAAGCGGTACTTTTTCTTATGCTATCAGCTGTGGCTGCCCTATTGTTTCTACTCCTATTCCACATGCTCTGGAAATATTGGAAAAAGGAGCGGGCATCATTATAGATTTTAATGATGCACCGCAACTCGCCAAACAGGTAATTAATTTACTGGACGACAAATCAATGAGAAATCAAATGACATTAAACGGTTTACATCAGATGATTCCGACTGCATGGGAAAATTCTGCCATAGCCCATGTTAAGTTGTTTAGAAGTCTTTTAAATTCCGGTTCATCTATTTCGTATAAAATCCCAAAGATCAACCTTAATCATTTGAAAAAAATGACCACTGATTTTGGAATCCTTCAGTTTTCAATTATAAATCACCCTGACAAAGATTCGGGATATACCCTGGATGATAATGCCAGAGCGTTGATAGCGATGTGCCAATTCTACAGAATCTATAAAAGAAAAAATGATTTAAATTACATCAATATCTACTTTTATTTCATACTATTTAGTTTCCAAGACGAAGGCTACTTTTTCAATTATGTTGATATACAAAAACAATTTACAGAACAAAACAGCACCTGTAATCTTGAAGATGCTTTTGGCAGAGCAATATGGGCATTGGGATACTTGATTTCGATGCAGGATATCATCCCTTCAGAACTAATTGTCAAGGCAAAGAAACTTTTTAATAAAGCTATTTTGCAAGCCGAATCTATCCATTCAACCAGGGCAATGGCATTTATAATTAAGGGAATGTATTTTGCGAATACTAAAAATGGTAATCCGTTAAATATTCGACTTATAGAACAACTTGCCGACCGTTTAGTTCAAATGTATAAACATGAAACTGATAACGAGTGGCAATGGTATGAAAGCTATCTCACGTATGCCAATAGTGTGCTTCCGGAAGCAATACTTTTTGCGTGGTTAACAATCCGTAAACCAATATATCAATCAATTGCTTTGGATTCTTTTGACTTTCTGCTGTCAAAAATATTTTCTCAGGATGCAATTAAAGTAATCTCTAATAAAGGCTGGATGCATAATGGTCAGGAAATTAATCCAGCCCATACGGGTGGAGAGCAGCCCATTGATGTATCCTATACCATTATAGCACTAAACGAATTTTACAATAATTTCAGAATTGAAGATTATAAATACAAAATGTTTACCGCTTTTGATTGGTTTTTAGGAAATAACCATTTAAACCAAATAATATACAATCCCTGTACCGGAGGATGCTATGACGGTGTGGAAGACAGCTATATCAATCTGAATCAGGGAGCTGAATCTACCATTAGTTACTTAATGGCAAGGCTGACCATAGAAAAACATATTGTATCAGCAGAAAAATCAGGACAAAACACACAAGATAAAAAAATACATTTCTTAAAACCAATCTGA
- a CDS encoding glycoside hydrolase family 130 protein, which yields MIVVKKEGILLEKTNHGFESSGVLNPAVFCENGFCHLFYRAVSKDHYSSIGYCRLKPPVTVESRMEIPLLYPQYNYEKKGMEDPRIVKIDDLYYLTYTAYDGINALGALATSKDLVTWEKRGLIVPQYSYEEFKFLAESKGELNEKYFRFNGKYIVSKKLKKKVLVWDKNVILFPRRINGKLYFLHRIKPDIQIVCVDHLSELTHNFWDNFLLMFSDHILISSKYDHEVSYVGGGCPPIETEKGWLLIYHGVHDTVDGYVYCACATLLDLENPTREIARLPYPLFKPEYNYELHGKVNNVCFPSGTLVREDTLYIYYGAADEHIACASVCLSELLKELTTYKNIPHE from the coding sequence ATGATCGTTGTAAAAAAAGAGGGCATTCTCCTGGAAAAGACTAACCATGGATTTGAAAGTTCGGGAGTTTTGAACCCGGCCGTTTTTTGTGAAAATGGCTTTTGCCACCTGTTTTACAGAGCGGTGAGTAAAGATCATTATTCAAGCATTGGCTACTGTAGGCTGAAGCCCCCAGTAACCGTTGAAAGCCGAATGGAAATTCCACTTTTATATCCTCAATACAATTATGAAAAAAAAGGGATGGAAGATCCACGCATTGTAAAAATTGATGATTTATATTACCTCACCTACACAGCATATGATGGGATAAATGCATTAGGAGCATTGGCTACATCAAAAGACCTGGTAACATGGGAAAAAAGGGGACTCATTGTTCCTCAATATTCTTATGAAGAATTTAAATTCTTAGCTGAATCTAAAGGAGAATTGAATGAAAAATATTTCCGTTTTAATGGAAAATATATCGTTTCAAAAAAACTGAAAAAAAAAGTATTGGTTTGGGACAAAAATGTAATACTCTTTCCAAGGCGAATTAATGGCAAGCTTTATTTTTTGCACCGGATAAAACCTGATATTCAAATTGTATGTGTAGACCACTTGAGTGAACTGACTCACAACTTTTGGGATAACTTTCTTTTGATGTTCAGCGATCACATCCTCATTTCATCAAAATACGACCACGAAGTAAGCTATGTAGGAGGTGGATGTCCTCCCATTGAAACAGAAAAAGGCTGGCTTCTAATCTACCATGGTGTTCACGATACAGTGGATGGTTATGTTTACTGTGCTTGTGCGACATTATTAGATTTAGAAAATCCTACCCGCGAAATAGCCCGTTTACCCTATCCATTGTTTAAACCGGAATACAATTACGAGCTGCATGGTAAAGTTAATAATGTTTGTTTTCCCAGTGGAACGCTGGTTCGAGAGGATACATTATACATCTATTACGGAGCGGCAGATGAGCATATTGCGTGTGCTTCGGTTTGCCTTTCGGAATTACTGAAAGAATTAACAACTTATAAAAACATACCCCATGAATAA
- a CDS encoding L,D-transpeptidase family protein, with protein sequence MKTLLTFTIIFCFAIFTQAQDVKTAQEISSLLKDNGTLSKLHYPQSVIRFYAGINSKYAWITAQRSDQSETAMLLLEYSSRFGLSLSDYHWDAISLQKLRKLRDTPVEENQSEKAEFDILMTDALITFINHLHLGKYNPLYKSSYIDSNDINGFRSDDILQNGRQQTDFLKTILDVQPKIKEYTDFQNYLNVLYAENDCIAPQREYEKIIVNMERLRWIDTNDTSYILVNIPSYTLKLYKGGNVFDFKVIVGKPSTKTPVLRSSITYFTTAPDWKVPQSIFVKEMLPKILKSPQYLEDHHYSVYDKNGNQVEISSSKLKEIRHNPYRYSVRQSSGCDNALGAVVFRFENSYGIYLHDTSQKQLFNDDERALSHGCIRVENAKELASLMLKNDGSANKIPILENAMAEYKRRDFVLKQPIPIIIAYLTCLIVDGKPVLYKDIYHLDNSLENKFNQNK encoded by the coding sequence ATGAAAACCCTTTTAACATTCACCATTATTTTTTGCTTTGCAATATTTACGCAAGCTCAGGATGTGAAAACAGCGCAGGAGATTTCTTCTTTACTAAAAGACAATGGTACGCTCTCAAAACTGCATTATCCTCAATCGGTTATTAGGTTTTATGCCGGAATTAATTCTAAATATGCGTGGATAACGGCACAAAGATCAGATCAGTCAGAAACTGCAATGTTACTGTTGGAATACTCCAGCCGATTTGGACTGTCTTTATCTGATTATCATTGGGATGCTATTTCTCTTCAGAAATTGAGAAAATTGCGAGATACTCCCGTTGAAGAGAATCAAAGTGAGAAAGCTGAGTTCGATATTCTTATGACGGATGCTCTTATCACTTTCATCAATCATCTGCATTTAGGAAAATACAACCCTTTGTACAAATCATCATATATTGATTCCAATGATATTAATGGATTTAGATCCGACGATATATTACAGAATGGAAGACAGCAGACAGATTTTCTTAAGACAATCCTTGACGTTCAGCCTAAAATAAAAGAATACACTGACTTTCAGAACTATTTAAATGTTCTCTATGCGGAAAATGACTGTATAGCTCCACAAAGAGAATATGAAAAAATCATTGTCAATATGGAGCGCTTAAGATGGATTGATACGAATGATACTTCTTATATTCTGGTAAATATTCCTTCCTATACATTGAAACTTTATAAAGGGGGCAATGTGTTTGATTTTAAAGTTATTGTAGGGAAACCCTCCACCAAAACGCCAGTTTTGAGAAGTAGTATTACTTATTTTACAACGGCACCCGACTGGAAGGTTCCTCAAAGTATTTTTGTAAAAGAAATGCTGCCTAAAATCTTAAAAAGCCCTCAATATTTAGAGGACCATCATTATTCAGTTTATGATAAAAATGGAAATCAAGTTGAAATAAGTTCATCAAAACTAAAAGAGATCCGTCATAACCCTTACCGATATAGTGTAAGGCAGTCATCCGGTTGTGATAATGCATTGGGAGCGGTAGTTTTTAGATTTGAAAACTCTTATGGAATTTATCTTCATGATACTTCTCAGAAACAATTGTTCAATGACGATGAAAGAGCTTTGAGCCACGGGTGCATTCGTGTTGAGAACGCAAAAGAACTTGCATCTCTTATGTTAAAAAATGATGGTTCTGCAAACAAGATTCCTATTCTGGAAAATGCAATGGCAGAGTATAAAAGAAGAGATTTCGTTCTGAAGCAACCTATTCCTATCATTATAGCCTATCTGACCTGTCTTATAGTAGATGGAAAGCCTGTATTATACAAAGATATTTACCATTTAGATAATTCATTAGAAAATAAATTTAACCAAAATAAATAA
- a CDS encoding universal stress protein, producing MRTIIVGTDYSKPAKNAAFYALHLANALKANIDLCHAFGLPIESPMLGQTAWSVYEYPDLYEENTKELKKLAKVLEDREKVVWGDEAFPFHPSIHYESEGGDTVHVINNMAANKKPLLIVMGMQGAGMLTRFIFGSNSIQMIENTKYPLLLVPSDHKYNVLKKIAFATDLNKKDIKTAQLLIEFAKYFDAELLITHIIQSNNDVIQDATYKHKKETFLKNLNGKICYNCIYSENIDYGLEILKNKDIDMLVMGHHDKSFFKRLFLGSHAARQAVELKIPLLTIPENGHVHF from the coding sequence ATGAGAACGATTATAGTCGGCACAGACTACTCAAAGCCAGCGAAAAATGCGGCCTTTTATGCTCTGCATTTGGCCAATGCCCTGAAGGCCAACATCGATTTATGCCATGCCTTTGGGTTACCGATTGAAAGTCCAATGCTTGGGCAGACCGCGTGGTCTGTATATGAATATCCAGATTTATATGAAGAAAATACAAAAGAGCTTAAAAAGTTGGCAAAGGTACTGGAAGACAGAGAAAAAGTTGTATGGGGAGATGAAGCTTTTCCATTTCATCCTTCAATACATTATGAAAGTGAGGGAGGCGATACGGTTCATGTTATCAACAATATGGCAGCCAATAAAAAGCCGCTTCTTATCGTAATGGGCATGCAGGGAGCAGGAATGCTTACCCGCTTTATTTTCGGAAGCAACAGTATACAGATGATTGAAAACACAAAATATCCGCTTCTTTTAGTTCCTTCAGACCATAAATATAATGTGCTTAAGAAGATCGCTTTCGCTACAGATCTGAATAAAAAAGACATAAAAACTGCTCAATTATTAATTGAATTTGCCAAATATTTTGATGCTGAGCTTTTGATTACCCATATTATTCAGAGTAATAATGATGTGATCCAGGATGCCACTTATAAACATAAAAAAGAGACGTTTCTAAAGAACCTGAATGGTAAAATTTGCTATAACTGTATATACAGTGAAAATATAGATTACGGTTTGGAAATATTAAAAAACAAAGACATCGATATGCTGGTGATGGGCCATCATGACAAAAGCTTTTTCAAAAGACTATTTTTGGGAAGTCATGCCGCCAGACAGGCTGTAGAATTAAAAATTCCACTATTAACGATTCCTGAAAATGGTCATGTTCATTTTTGA
- a CDS encoding PAS domain-containing sensor histidine kinase yields the protein MESAKLLQAIIETAIDGIITIDDRGRIESLNPSALKIFGYKEEELIGKNISVLMPEPDRSRHDGYLLNYQTTGEKKIIGKGREVKGLRKNGTQFPFRLAVSEVQFQERIIYTGFIHDLSKEKEAEEFLKNYTIELEELVEDRTKSLKKMLYELEEAKEEANISLEKEKELNRMKSRFVSMASHEFRTPLSSMQLSVILIEKYLQVSDSLQIIKHLHKIKTAIASLNGILNDFLSLEKLEAGIVHPNHCLFDVIRFSEELTEEMQLITKEDQIIIYQHTGSESEINLDQNLLKNCLMNLMSNAIKYSGEHTLIEFSTEIKENQYVFSVKDNGIGIPEEDHSALFQPFFRAHNTGNIPGTGLGLNIVDRYVRLMDGKIHFKSTFGKGTEFTLSFPKN from the coding sequence ATGGAAAGTGCCAAACTGTTGCAAGCCATTATTGAAACGGCTATTGACGGTATTATAACCATTGATGACAGGGGGAGGATAGAAAGCCTGAATCCCTCTGCACTAAAAATATTTGGCTACAAAGAAGAAGAATTAATCGGGAAAAATATTTCAGTGTTAATGCCGGAACCGGACAGGAGCCGGCATGATGGTTATTTACTCAATTATCAGACTACCGGCGAAAAAAAAATCATTGGAAAAGGAAGAGAAGTAAAAGGTTTAAGAAAAAATGGTACACAATTTCCTTTCAGGCTTGCAGTAAGTGAGGTTCAGTTTCAGGAAAGAATTATTTATACCGGATTTATCCATGATCTATCCAAAGAAAAGGAAGCGGAAGAGTTTCTTAAAAATTATACAATAGAGCTTGAAGAATTAGTCGAAGATCGTACAAAATCGCTAAAAAAAATGCTTTATGAACTCGAAGAGGCAAAGGAGGAAGCGAATATATCGCTGGAAAAAGAAAAAGAACTCAACCGTATGAAAAGCCGTTTCGTATCAATGGCATCTCATGAGTTTCGTACTCCTTTAAGTTCTATGCAACTTTCTGTTATTTTGATAGAAAAATACCTTCAGGTTTCGGACAGTCTCCAGATCATAAAGCACCTTCATAAAATAAAGACCGCTATTGCTAGTTTGAACGGCATTCTCAATGATTTTCTTTCATTGGAAAAGCTGGAAGCAGGGATTGTACATCCTAATCACTGCCTATTTGATGTCATCAGGTTTTCAGAAGAACTAACGGAAGAAATGCAGCTTATCACCAAAGAAGATCAAATTATAATTTACCAGCATACGGGATCAGAAAGTGAAATCAATTTAGATCAAAATTTATTGAAGAATTGTCTGATGAACCTGATGAGTAATGCGATAAAATATTCCGGAGAACATACCCTGATTGAGTTTTCCACAGAAATAAAAGAAAATCAATATGTATTTTCGGTAAAGGACAATGGAATAGGAATACCTGAAGAAGATCATTCGGCTCTTTTTCAGCCATTTTTCCGCGCTCATAATACAGGAAATATTCCCGGAACCGGCTTAGGTCTTAATATTGTAGACCGCTATGTCAGACTTATGGATGGAAAGATACATTTCAAAAGCACATTCGGTAAAGGAACTGAGTTTACTTTATCATTTCCTAAAAATTGA
- a CDS encoding response regulator, which translates to MEKIQILIIEDNEDIRESTSEILELANYQVYQASNGKQGIDLAIKHIPDVILCDIMMPELDGYGVLHLLNKREDTALIPFIFITAKADRIEIRKGIEMGADDYLTKPYDDIELLNAIESRLKKRERQRNIYSSNLTQITNLFQASHGLDELQKAFNEKKIKSFKKKQVIYYEGDVASSVYLMISGSVKTTKMTEDGKEFMTGVYGAEDYFGITSLFAGKEYKETAEVLEEATLCSVPREVIDQLFYKYPDVAEKFIKILAGNVISHEEQLLQLAYFSVRKRMAEVLLKLHTKHPQTENFEISRENLASMAGMAIETVSRILSDFKEEYLIDRNAGKITILDVSRLQKLKN; encoded by the coding sequence ATGGAAAAAATACAGATACTGATTATAGAGGATAATGAGGACATTCGTGAAAGTACTTCTGAGATCCTTGAACTTGCCAATTATCAAGTATATCAAGCTTCAAATGGTAAACAGGGGATAGATCTGGCCATAAAACATATTCCGGATGTCATACTGTGTGATATCATGATGCCGGAGCTTGATGGCTATGGTGTACTGCACCTTCTAAATAAAAGAGAAGATACTGCACTTATTCCTTTTATTTTTATAACGGCAAAAGCAGACAGGATTGAAATAAGGAAAGGGATAGAAATGGGAGCAGATGATTACCTTACAAAACCTTATGATGATATAGAACTTCTGAATGCTATAGAAAGCCGTCTGAAAAAAAGGGAACGACAGAGAAATATTTACAGTTCCAATCTTACTCAAATAACCAATTTATTTCAGGCATCACATGGACTTGATGAGTTGCAAAAAGCGTTTAATGAAAAGAAAATTAAGTCTTTTAAAAAAAAGCAGGTTATTTATTATGAAGGAGATGTTGCAAGTAGTGTATATTTAATGATATCCGGTTCTGTAAAAACAACAAAAATGACAGAAGATGGAAAGGAATTTATGACAGGAGTATATGGAGCCGAAGATTATTTTGGCATTACCTCATTATTCGCTGGAAAGGAATACAAAGAAACTGCAGAAGTTCTTGAAGAAGCCACTCTATGTTCAGTTCCCAGAGAGGTTATCGACCAATTGTTTTACAAATATCCTGATGTAGCAGAAAAATTTATTAAGATTCTTGCCGGAAATGTTATCAGTCATGAGGAGCAGCTATTGCAGCTTGCCTATTTTTCAGTAAGAAAAAGAATGGCAGAAGTCTTACTTAAACTTCATACAAAACATCCTCAAACTGAAAATTTTGAAATTTCAAGAGAAAACCTTGCTTCTATGGCTGGAATGGCTATTGAAACAGTAAGCAGAATTCTCAGTGATTTTAAAGAAGAATATTTAATAGATAGAAATGCAGGCAAGATTACAATACTGGACGTTTCACGTCTTCAAAAATTAAAAAACTAA
- a CDS encoding Rossmann-fold NAD(P)-binding domain-containing protein, whose translation MKVIVYNINQEEKELLALANRKTHKITIITDPLNENTVHFAEAKDAVIIINQENQLSHSFIPKLISLGIPYLVLKSVEEFFIDLPIIKNSGIQYKILKCSDPKVAASLIIETLDNWENSDQDHLKP comes from the coding sequence ATGAAAGTGATAGTTTATAATATAAATCAGGAAGAAAAAGAACTTCTTGCGTTGGCTAATCGTAAGACACACAAGATTACCATCATCACAGATCCTTTGAATGAAAATACAGTTCATTTTGCAGAGGCAAAAGATGCTGTCATTATCATCAATCAGGAAAATCAACTTTCACATAGTTTTATCCCAAAACTTATTTCATTGGGAATTCCATACCTCGTTTTAAAATCAGTGGAAGAGTTTTTTATTGATTTACCAATTATTAAAAATTCCGGAATACAATACAAAATTCTTAAATGCTCAGATCCGAAAGTGGCCGCTTCCTTGATTATTGAAACTTTAGATAATTGGGAAAATAGTGATCAGGATCATTTGAAACCCTAA